In Meiothermus ruber DSM 1279, the following proteins share a genomic window:
- a CDS encoding DUF11 domain-containing protein, with amino-acid sequence MWALFWLHLAWAAPAGTVIRNQAAAIVNGQIYLSNEVETRVQAVCVPAMTPNGSLASPGQRTTAPAGGTAYFSYRLQNSGNQSFLFNLSWLQNGASWTPSAVRFYLDTNANAQLDPGEPEVSSLSLDMGQEAHLILAVQTPPSASGELLISPVATCPDGTRDEDNFSSIRIGSGPALSLVKSVDANPVRQNQTVGFTLRVQNLGSARAMGPVYVEDRLDIPGLNGLAYLAGSASTVKGRLEYFDGANWGSLEPTLVRGIRLVLDGLEVGEEAIFSFRMQVAADAAPGERVNLAQVSSSEGSAQTQASLQIAAEYAHALGPIGNPQAAGTADRQEAEVLAGQPYCFSHTLLNSGNAPDTYTLEALGLPSGVNLTYRTMGGGSLPTPITLAAGHSLDFQACVSALPPGTPAFEFSLLARSGSTGNADPTVDRVAQVWDLSQIVLFKSSSSGPTASPGQGVEYTLQVENPLPLTISNVQIEDTLDAHLEFLSASDGGVFDPGTRTVRWNLTLAARSTLTLRLRVRVSTAAPDNVTIVNRFSLRSAEIGNPLVSNSVTLRVQAAALLLEKRVEPRKVRVGDLLTYTLTVANVGQVPLTVRLEDTPDPHLQYHAGSASPAEPVLQNSRLIWENLTLAPGERMEIRYRMRVLAGAGSELKNTVQATGDSASGTAVASAVASAAVQVEQGVLAAPHLLMGRVFLDTNRDGLYTAGLDVPLPGARVILSNGWQALTDAEGRYSFRNLTGGVWEVMLEPASAPFPPLPHPEAQGAGYRHRVRVEGLTVSDFPLERPAGLAHAQRETTLEFGPLTLHKKLLPLPAGVRVVLVLESAEPLTDLTLTDPLPGGGERVFQFALFQGRQTLTYDLDSPRAPQLTDPQVRWRYP; translated from the coding sequence GTGTGGGCCTTGTTTTGGCTTCACCTGGCCTGGGCTGCACCCGCCGGGACGGTAATTCGCAACCAGGCTGCAGCCATTGTAAACGGCCAGATATATCTATCCAACGAGGTGGAAACCCGGGTACAGGCGGTGTGCGTTCCGGCCATGACCCCCAATGGGAGTCTTGCCAGCCCCGGCCAGCGCACCACTGCTCCAGCCGGTGGAACCGCCTATTTTAGCTATCGCCTGCAAAACAGTGGAAATCAAAGTTTTCTGTTCAACCTGAGCTGGTTGCAAAATGGGGCCTCCTGGACACCCAGCGCCGTGCGTTTTTATCTGGACACCAATGCCAACGCCCAGCTCGACCCCGGCGAGCCGGAGGTCAGCAGCCTCAGCCTGGATATGGGCCAGGAAGCCCATCTGATTCTGGCCGTACAGACCCCACCCTCGGCCAGCGGCGAGCTTTTGATTAGCCCCGTGGCTACCTGCCCCGATGGTACGCGCGATGAGGATAACTTTAGCTCTATTCGCATCGGCAGCGGGCCGGCTTTGAGCCTGGTCAAGTCGGTGGATGCGAATCCAGTTCGACAAAACCAGACCGTGGGTTTCACCCTGCGGGTACAGAACCTGGGCAGCGCGCGCGCTATGGGCCCAGTTTATGTGGAAGATCGTCTGGATATACCCGGACTGAATGGCCTGGCGTATCTGGCCGGCTCTGCAAGTACGGTCAAAGGCCGCCTGGAGTACTTCGATGGGGCCAACTGGGGCAGCCTCGAGCCCACCCTCGTGCGGGGTATCCGGCTGGTGCTGGACGGCCTCGAGGTCGGGGAGGAGGCCATCTTTAGCTTCCGGATGCAGGTGGCCGCCGATGCTGCGCCGGGCGAGCGGGTTAACCTGGCCCAGGTCAGCTCAAGCGAGGGCAGCGCCCAGACCCAGGCTTCCCTGCAAATTGCCGCCGAGTACGCCCACGCCCTGGGGCCCATCGGCAACCCGCAGGCCGCGGGCACCGCCGACCGGCAGGAGGCCGAGGTGCTGGCCGGGCAGCCCTACTGCTTTAGCCATACCCTGCTCAACAGCGGCAACGCCCCCGACACCTACACCCTGGAGGCCCTTGGGCTGCCCAGCGGTGTGAACCTGACCTACCGCACCATGGGCGGAGGCAGCCTGCCCACCCCCATCACCCTGGCCGCGGGCCACAGCCTGGACTTCCAGGCCTGTGTATCGGCCCTGCCCCCCGGTACGCCCGCCTTTGAGTTCAGCCTGCTGGCCCGTTCGGGGAGCACCGGCAACGCCGACCCCACCGTGGACCGCGTTGCGCAGGTCTGGGATCTTTCTCAGATCGTCCTGTTCAAAAGCAGCTCGAGCGGGCCCACCGCGAGTCCTGGGCAGGGGGTGGAATACACCCTGCAGGTCGAGAACCCGCTGCCCCTGACCATCTCCAACGTGCAAATTGAAGACACCCTGGATGCCCACCTCGAGTTCCTCTCGGCCTCCGACGGGGGGGTCTTCGACCCCGGAACCCGCACCGTGCGCTGGAACCTGACGCTGGCAGCCCGGAGCACCCTTACCCTGCGCCTGCGGGTGCGGGTTAGCACCGCTGCGCCCGACAATGTGACCATCGTGAACCGCTTCAGCCTGCGTTCTGCCGAGATTGGCAACCCATTGGTTTCCAATAGCGTCACCTTGCGGGTGCAGGCGGCGGCCCTGCTTCTGGAAAAGCGGGTGGAGCCCAGAAAGGTCAGGGTGGGTGACCTGCTCACCTATACCCTGACCGTGGCCAATGTGGGGCAGGTTCCCCTCACGGTGCGCCTCGAGGACACCCCCGACCCCCACCTGCAATACCATGCCGGCAGCGCCAGCCCCGCCGAACCCGTTCTGCAAAACAGCCGCCTCATCTGGGAAAACCTCACCCTGGCCCCAGGGGAGCGGATGGAGATCCGCTACCGTATGCGGGTGCTGGCGGGAGCCGGTAGCGAACTGAAAAATACCGTGCAGGCCACCGGGGACAGCGCAAGCGGAACCGCGGTAGCCAGCGCGGTGGCCTCGGCTGCGGTACAGGTCGAGCAGGGCGTGCTGGCCGCACCCCACCTGCTGATGGGCCGGGTCTTCCTGGATACCAACCGCGACGGCCTGTACACCGCCGGCCTGGATGTGCCGCTGCCGGGGGCCCGGGTTATCCTCAGCAACGGCTGGCAGGCCCTGACCGATGCCGAAGGCCGCTACAGCTTCCGCAACCTGACGGGTGGGGTGTGGGAGGTGATGCTCGAGCCGGCCTCGGCCCCCTTCCCGCCCCTCCCCCACCCCGAGGCCCAGGGGGCGGGTTACCGCCACCGGGTGCGGGTGGAGGGCCTGACCGTGAGCGACTTCCCCCTCGAGCGCCCCGCGGGTCTGGCCCACGCCCAGCGCGAAACCACCCTGGAATTCGGGCCGCTCACCCTGCACAAAAAGCTGCTGCCGCTCCCCGCTGGAGTCCGGGTGGTGCTGGTACTGGAATCCGCCGAGCCCCTCACCGACCTGACCCTCACCGACCCCCTCCCCGGCGGCGGTGAGCGGGTCTTCCAGTTTGCGCTGTTCCAGGGCCGCCAGACCCTGACCTACGACCTGGACAGCCCCCGGGCCCCTCAACTGACCGATCCACAGGTGCGCTGGAGGTATCCGTGA
- a CDS encoding beta strand repeat-containing protein has translation MKRTHPILLAAILLLGLALAQQTPAGTNISNQASASYIDSAGQPRTTTSNQVITVVQQVYSFSITPDGSTTAPGQTRTALAGAPVYFSYTVSNTGNGTDTINLTLAQDTGDNFDLSGTARYLDANCNGTLDSGETSPITSVTLSRQGTPGASACVIVAGTIPASATSGQFGNLNLVGTSAGSPSTTDNNNWARATATTAAILTATKSASPAGPVTPGSTITYTISGSNTGGSAASGVSVSGLTGTGILISDTIPTGLSVPAAPTGSAGAGTVQIVYSTNGGTSWSTTAPTFPFVGNGSNRVGMFISGSGAFFPQTASYTFSFQATVPANAPAGTAYPNTATVQYNDGTANQTTTSNTTNNTAASRYSVAIGGTGASAIDGADTQTIATATSGSTVTFNSTLQNTGNAPDSFTLSLGTSTLGTCTILQSDGVTPLSGPVGPLAAGATYNVVVRCAIPASQTTGGSVTLTATSVNNPSGSVGTLLDGVDATTLAVTNVVSGYSLDVAHNTNGAAGGEGADPANDTRPGYNPAVNPGGVAYFPFEVHNTGANPDSYTLTSNLPSGWTAVFYPDTDCNGVMDTPTPAPVSSTGLINAGATVCFIAAVQVPAGAAPVDVTAGTNDNVQFTATSTTLAGVSDTIAGAVDVNLVAQVSLTPNRSGTITSPGTLQYTHTLTNNSNSGATCSISGSGGSFGWTYQYSLDGSTWASSLSSITVAANGGSQVVYVRVLTPAGQPIGRTDVNTLTASCTIASASVTATASETTTVVGGDLRLTKSAVSYVGSSTTVRDANAAVALPGDQILYTVVAQNIGTGNLTQVVVSDPLPSYTSFVSASASISGFSGTVLYSTDGSTWSTTAPTALASGQTLYVAVDTNGDNTITSADTLPPGATITLSFRVQVQ, from the coding sequence ATGAAGAGAACCCATCCCATCTTGCTTGCGGCGATACTGCTGTTGGGCCTGGCTTTGGCCCAGCAGACGCCCGCCGGCACCAACATCTCCAACCAGGCCTCGGCCAGCTACATCGACTCAGCCGGCCAGCCCCGAACAACCACCTCCAACCAGGTCATTACGGTGGTGCAGCAGGTCTACAGCTTTAGCATCACCCCCGACGGCAGCACCACCGCCCCGGGCCAGACCCGTACAGCCCTGGCTGGCGCCCCGGTCTACTTCAGCTACACGGTCAGCAATACCGGTAACGGCACAGATACCATCAACCTGACCCTGGCGCAGGACACGGGCGACAACTTCGATCTGAGCGGGACTGCCCGCTACCTGGACGCCAACTGCAACGGCACGCTCGACTCGGGTGAAACCTCCCCCATCACCAGCGTCACCCTGAGCCGCCAGGGCACTCCGGGTGCCAGCGCCTGCGTGATCGTGGCCGGTACTATTCCCGCCTCGGCTACCAGCGGTCAGTTTGGCAACCTCAACCTGGTGGGCACCTCGGCGGGCAGCCCCAGCACCACCGATAACAACAACTGGGCCCGCGCCACCGCCACCACCGCAGCCATTCTGACCGCCACCAAGTCGGCCAGCCCGGCCGGCCCCGTCACCCCTGGCAGCACCATCACCTACACCATCTCCGGCTCCAACACCGGCGGTAGCGCGGCCAGCGGCGTGAGCGTGAGCGGCCTCACCGGTACCGGCATCCTGATCTCGGACACCATCCCCACCGGCCTGAGCGTGCCCGCTGCCCCCACCGGCAGCGCTGGGGCTGGCACCGTCCAGATCGTCTACAGCACCAACGGCGGCACCTCCTGGAGCACCACCGCCCCCACCTTCCCCTTCGTGGGCAACGGCTCCAACCGGGTGGGTATGTTCATCAGCGGCAGTGGGGCCTTCTTCCCCCAGACCGCCTCGTACACCTTCAGCTTCCAGGCCACCGTACCTGCCAACGCCCCGGCCGGCACCGCTTACCCCAACACCGCCACCGTCCAGTACAACGACGGAACCGCCAACCAGACCACCACCTCCAACACCACCAACAACACCGCGGCCAGCCGCTACAGCGTGGCCATCGGCGGCACCGGGGCCAGCGCTATAGACGGGGCCGATACCCAGACCATTGCTACCGCCACTTCCGGCAGCACAGTGACCTTCAACTCCACCCTGCAAAACACCGGCAACGCCCCCGATAGCTTCACCCTCAGCCTGGGTACCAGCACCCTGGGCACCTGCACCATCCTGCAATCCGACGGCGTGACCCCGCTTTCCGGCCCGGTGGGCCCGCTGGCGGCTGGTGCAACCTACAACGTGGTGGTGCGCTGCGCTATTCCGGCCAGCCAGACCACCGGCGGCAGCGTCACCCTGACCGCAACCTCGGTGAACAACCCCAGTGGTAGCGTGGGCACCCTGCTGGACGGGGTGGATGCGACCACCCTGGCCGTGACCAACGTGGTCTCGGGCTACAGCCTGGATGTCGCCCACAACACCAACGGGGCTGCTGGCGGCGAAGGCGCCGACCCCGCCAACGACACCCGCCCCGGCTACAACCCCGCGGTCAACCCCGGCGGTGTGGCCTACTTCCCCTTCGAGGTACACAACACTGGGGCCAACCCCGATAGCTACACCCTCACCTCCAACCTGCCTTCGGGCTGGACGGCGGTTTTCTACCCCGATACCGACTGCAACGGCGTGATGGACACCCCCACCCCGGCCCCGGTGAGCAGCACTGGCCTGATCAACGCTGGTGCCACTGTTTGCTTCATCGCAGCCGTACAGGTGCCCGCTGGTGCTGCTCCGGTGGATGTCACCGCAGGCACCAACGACAACGTACAGTTCACCGCTACCAGCACCACCCTGGCCGGTGTAAGCGATACCATTGCCGGCGCGGTGGATGTAAACCTGGTAGCCCAGGTGAGCCTGACGCCCAACCGCAGCGGCACCATCACCAGCCCCGGCACCCTCCAGTACACCCACACCCTGACCAACAACTCCAACAGCGGTGCGACCTGCAGCATCTCCGGCAGCGGCGGGAGCTTCGGCTGGACCTATCAGTACTCGCTGGACGGCAGCACCTGGGCCTCCAGCCTGAGCAGCATCACGGTGGCGGCCAACGGCGGCAGCCAGGTGGTGTATGTGCGGGTGCTGACCCCGGCCGGCCAGCCCATCGGGCGCACCGACGTCAATACCCTGACCGCAAGCTGCACCATTGCCAGCGCAAGCGTCACCGCCACGGCCTCGGAAACCACCACCGTGGTGGGCGGCGACCTGCGCCTGACCAAGAGCGCGGTGAGCTATGTGGGTAGCAGCACCACCGTACGGGATGCCAACGCGGCGGTGGCCCTGCCCGGCGACCAGATCCTCTACACCGTGGTAGCCCAGAACATTGGTACGGGCAACCTGACCCAGGTGGTGGTGAGCGATCCGCTGCCCAGCTACACCAGCTTTGTCAGCGCCAGCGCCAGCATCAGCGGCTTCAGTGGTACTGTGCTCTACTCCACCGATGGCAGCACCTGGAGCACCACGGCCCCAACCGCCCTGGCTTCGGGCCAGACCCTCTACGTGGCCGTGGACACCAACGGCGACAACACTATCACCAGCGCCGACACCCTGCCACCGGGGGCTACCATCACCCTCAGCTTCCGTGTGCAGGTGCAGTAA